A window of Hyperolius riggenbachi isolate aHypRig1 chromosome 1, aHypRig1.pri, whole genome shotgun sequence contains these coding sequences:
- the TAL2 gene encoding T-cell acute lymphocytic leukemia protein 2 has translation MTRKIFTNTRERWRQQNVNSAFAELRKLIPTHPPDKKLSKNETLRLAMRYINFLINILADQDITKAGSTSGANIWGIYKHEAQFSNVRHWTDLDDCSNASPGTSSDTQEWSADPSPQH, from the coding sequence ATGACCCGCAAGATCTTCACCAACACAAGAGAGCGGTGGAGACAGCAGAATGTTAATAGTGCCTTCGCTGAGCTGAGAAAGCTAATTCCCACTCATCCACCTGATAAGAAGCTTAGTAAGAATGAAACTTTAAGACTGGCCATGAGATACATTAACTTTCTCATCAACATTTTGGCAGATCAAGATATAACAAAAGCTGGATCAACCTCAGGAGCAAATATTTGGGGTATCTATAAACATGAAGCTCAATTTTCCAACGTAAGACATTGGACTGACCTAGACGACTGTAGCAATGCTTCTCCCGGGACGAGCAGTGACACTCAAGAGTGGTCAGCAGATCCTTCACCTCAGCACTGA